In Hymenobacter volaticus, the genomic window GGCTACATTCTGCAATACATCAACGGCGGCGTGGTAACCAACGAAGGCCAGGAAGTGACCTTGAACGGTACCCCCATCAAGGATGCGGGGGCTTCACATGGGATATTCTGGCCAACTTTTACCACAATACCAACCTCACCGAGTCGCTGCCCGCGCCTCTAACAGTGGTGTTTCAGTCCGACGCTTTTATCACCAACGTGCACCAGGGTGGCGCATTCATAGGGCGGCCTATTACAGGGGTCGGGGCCTATGATTTCCAGCGGGTTACTGACCCGAACAGCCCAGACAATGGCAAGCTCCTGATCAACCCTACCACGGGGTATCCAATTCCAGGCACCACGTTCGTTTATGCGGGCAACAGAGCGCCCCGGTTTACCACCCAGCTCACCAATACGTTCACGTACAAGGATCTGTCGTTGAGCTTTTTGCTGGATTTCCGGGTGGGTGGCCAGGTGATTAACGGCAATGATTTGTACTCGACTGGTACGGGCACCAGTGCCCGCACGGCCGAACGTGGCAGTCAGGTGGTGTTCGACGGCGTGATAGCCAACGCCGACGGCACGTACGCGCCAAACACGCGGACCGTTGAACTGACCCAGAATTACTATCGAAACATTTTGGGCTTGGTGGGCACTCCTTTCATTGAAGATGCCTCTTGGTCGCGGCTGCGCTACGTGACGCTCAGCTACGCTCTGCCTACTTCTCTGCTCAGCAAAACTACGTTTCTGAAGGCCATTGAGTTGAACGTGACCGGCCGCAACCTCGTGCTGCTCACCAACTACAGCGGAGCCGATCCCGAAACGGCAGCGGCGGGTTCCGGCGTGCGTGGCGGTGGTTCCAATGGCTTCGACTACGGCAACGTACCCGCCACGCGCGGCGTGGACATGGGCCTACGGGTTACTTTCTAATTGTCTAATGGCTGACTTGTTAAACAAGAGCTCGTTCTGGCAATAGTCGGATACACAGCTCTCTAACAACCAAGCAATTAAGCTATACGATTCCCAATGAAAAAATACCTCCTTTTTGTAGGGCTACTGCTGGGTGGTGGCGCTTTCACGTCGTGCGAGAGCTACCTCGATGTGAACGACAACCCCAACAACCCTTCTACTACGACTCCTAACTTTCTGCTGCCCAGCATTATCAGCAATGGCATCCAGACCCAGATGTTTACGGCGCTACGGACGCCCTACATTGAGCAGTACGTGGTGAGTCGCACTGCCAACAGCGGCGGCAACGACCAATTTCGCTTCACTAACGCCCAGAGCACCAACACGTTCAACTACTCCTACTTTCAATCGGGTGGTAACATTCCGCCGATGATAGCCGCGGCGCAGGCTGAAGGTTCGGCGTATTACGTAGGAGCCGGCAAGATCATGCAGGCCCTCATTTTGGCCCACCTCACCGACATGATGGGCGACGTACCCTATTCAGAGGCGTACCAGGGCGGCGCTAATTTCAAGCCCAAATACGACTCGCAGGAGCAGATTTATGCCACAGTAAATCAACTGCTCGACGAGGGTATTATAGAGATGAGCAAGGATGCCAGTGCCAATTCTCGGCCCTTTTACAGCACGGCGCCTAGCGAAAGTGGCGACATTCTGTATAAAGGCGACGTGAAGAAGTGGATCAGGCTGGCTTACTCGCTGAAAGCCCGTCAGCTTCAGCACCTCACCAAGAAGACCAGCTATGACCCCGCCGCGGTGCTAGCCTTAGTGGACAAGGGCTTCACGAGCAGCGACGACGATGCGCAGATTCAGTTCCAGACGGCAATAGCTCCGTTGGCTAACACCACCAACATTTTTGGGACGACCCGCGCCAACTTCGGCACGGCTACCTTCTCTACCAATTTTATCCGGTACCTGAACGGTTCTACCTATCCTGGTGTCGTTGACCCGCGTTTCGGCATTATGGCCCCGACTACCAGCACCGGCGTAGCACCCGGCGTAGGCACCACCGCCACAATTAACCTGACACCTGGTTCCACCATTACCGACTTCTACGCTAGTTGGTACGCCCGCGACTTGGGCTACTTCGAGGTTATCACTTACCACGAGCTGAAGTTTATTGAAGCCGAAGCCGCCTTCAAGGCGGGTAACAGGGGGCGCGCGCTGACGGCGTACAAGGAGGGCATCCGGGCCCACATGGCCAAAATTGGAAGCGGAGGCACATTCTCGGCACCTGCCGTTACGTTTCCGGTTATCACCCCCTCTCAGATTGCGGCTTACCTCAGCAGTTCTGCCGTAGCCCAAACCGAAGCCCAACTGGCTTCGCCCAACAACCCGAACGTGCCGCGGGCCATTATGGAGCAGAAGTATATCGCCATGTTTTTGAATCCGGAATCGTGGTCGGATATGCGCCGTTATGACTTCAACTCCGATGTGTACGTGAACTTGCAGTACCCAGTGGGCAACTCTGTGAACACTCCCCTGGCTGCTGCCACCGACCCTGCCATGCGCTGGCCGCGCCGAATGCTGCCAGGAGCCACCGAAACTCTCTACAACCCCGACGAGGTAGCACGGATGTTTTCTGAAGCAGGCTCTACTACCAACGACGATTATATCGCCAAACCCCTGTGGTGGGACCGGCCCTAGTGGCTGACTGCGTTGTAATTTTTCTCTTGAAGCTTACTCTAAGCCATGCATAAACCCTATTTACTCCGTCTGTTCCCGGCTTTGCTGCTGGCCGCTACAGTTCTTACCACGAGTTGCGATAAGGAATTGGAACAGCCCTACTCGGGAATTAAAGACGACAACGCCCAAATCACGTTGACGAGTTTTATTCCGGTAGTAACCAAGTACGCGCCTGGTGAATTGGTGCGTATTGAGGTGGCCGCCGCCGAACCCGATCAAGTGCAGGATATCCAACTGGTGCAAGTCGTCAGCAAAACCGACTCCACAGTGGTAGCTACGCTGGCCCCGAACTTCACTTACAACGAGGTGAACCGTACCACGTCGCAGCTTGTGACCTATACGGTACCGTCGACGCTACCCAACAAGCAGCCGGTGCGCTTAGATGTGGTCGTGAACTTCAAGAACGGTGGCTCCCGCACCCGCCCCGTACCATTCAACGTGGCACGGGCCCCAGAAATCAAGTTCAACACCACACCAGCCACATTTCGCAACGGCCTGACAGCCGCTCAGCAGTCGGAGAATGACATCATCACTTACTCCGTTATTCTCAACGAAACGGGCATTACCACCTTGCCAACGAGCTTTGTGGTGGGGTCCAGCCCACCGCTTTTCAAGACGCTCGACAGCCTCTCCTATTTCTACAAAATAGGAAGCGGCGCAGAGCGGCGCATTGGGTCTGTGCGCCTAAGCAGCGGGGCAGCCGTCACCCGCGCCGTAGATGTGACGGTACCGCGCAATTCTGCAGGGCAGCAGGTCACCTTCCGATTTGTCACGTATTCGTTGCAACAAACCGCCTCCGTGAGTAGCACCGTAACCGTAGTTGCGCCGACGGCGTTGCCCCAGCAGCGCACCGGCTCGCTAGCAGTTGGGCCCAGCGCCAACCCTGATTCGTTGTCGTTCAACCTGAAAACGGGCTCGAACGAGCCCAACACGAATCCGGCTACCGCTAAGGACATCTACCTAACGCTGAACGGCACAGCACTCAATCTGGCCACGGCCAACACTACGCAGTTTTTCCGGTTGCCAGCTACGGAAATAACCCCTCAAGCTTTCCCGTCGGCTACCTCCAACAGTGTCGCGCGTCGCTACTATCAAGCGCAGGTAGCGGGTCAGCTAACGACTACTGTGGCTACCCTAGCTACCAATGATCTGATTCTGGTAAAGCTGCGCGGTACTAATGAGTTTATGATAGTGCGCGTGCTAGGTATAAAGCCAAGCACGGCCGGTTCTACGGCTCGCCTCCGTTTCGATTACCGTTCGCTATAGAACAGCCACAACTCTTTTCAGCTAACAATGCCACTCTAATTGGAGTGGCATTGTTGTTTGATATCTACTCTGTAAGTCTGCTTGAATCTGTAATTTTGAAAATGCCCACTGCCGATCCTATTTCTGTTGCCCTCTCCCACCACGGCCTGCGCCAAACGCCAGTGCGTCGGGCGGTACTGCGTGCTTTGCAGACTGCCCCTTATGCACTTTCCAGCCACGACCTAGAGCAGCAGTTAGGTCCCGATACCGACCGAATTACGCTGTACCGGACGTTGCGCACCTTCGAGCAGAAAGGCGTAATCCACCGCGTGGTGGGTACTACCGACATTATCCATTACGCTGCTTGCGCCCCGGCCGCGTGCACCGAGCACGCCCACACCGACGACCATGTGCATTTCAAATGCACTGCTTGCCAGCAAACCTATTGCCTCGACCAAGTGCCGGTACCGGACGTTGCACTTCCCGGCGGCTTCCGCGCTACCACCCGCGACTATTTGTTGTCGGGGGTGTGCCAGCGGTGCCAGCCAGCTTAAAAGCCGACCTTGTATTATACTAGTAAAGAAGTAAATACACGCCTTATACTGCTATATCTAAGCGGCGGACTGCAACCCTTTCACCGTGTTCGTGTTTCTAAGCGCATAAGCACCCACCCGGCGTTTATTCCGAAAGTGCCTTACCGTTTAACACGGAATTGGCCGCCAGATGAAAGCCTCCTTTACGCAAAGCAAGGGAGGCTTTCTATTTCAAGCGTGAGCTTACAAATAATGGCTACCGGCCACCGAATAACCGTTGGAAGAAGCCGCGCTTTCTGCGGGGCTTAACCTTCGTCTTGATTTTGGTGATGCTGCCAGCCGAAGTGGTAATGCGCGTGGTAGTGGAGGGCGTGGGCCGAGTTGGCGCGGTAGCCACGGGCGGTACAGCGGGCGGCACGGGCGCCGGGTTGGCCGAAGCCTGCGCGACAATAATTTCGACGGGGCGGCCCGTAGTACGCACGTTTACAGGGCGGCTTTCATTATGCAGCCTATCCACGGCGGTAAGGTAGTAGGCGTAGCCAAGGCCCGGACGGGCGGTGGTATCGACGTAAGCCAGGCCAGCACCCGGGTGCGGACGCAACACGGTCAGGATGTGCCGCGGGTCGTCGGGAGTGGGCGTTTCGTTTGCGGCGAAGCGGTAGAGCACGTAGTAGGCCGCTAGGTCACCATCGGGGGCAATGGGGGCAGGCTGCCAGGTGAGGCTATTGGCTTTGGGCGAGGCCGTGACCACTAGGTTTTGCGCGGGCGGGGCGGTACGGCATCCAGCCACGGCATGGTAGGAACCAGGGCCGGATAACGAAACAGATTCAAACGCAGCGAATCGGCCGCGTGGCGCGGGTTTACCAGCAACGACTTCGAGCTGAAGAATACGCTGCCCTGCACATCGGCGGGGAAAGAACGGTTCATGCGGACTTGCCGCGGCAATTCTCGGTTGCCGAGCCAAGCCGTGTCGCGGCGGCTGGTTTCCAGCATCCGGTAGGCCCCTGCCCGATGTAGAGGTGGCGCCCAAACCGATTGCGCGACCACCACTCCAGCAGCACCGGATATGCCGCCACCTTGAAACTGCTGCTCCAATACAGCTGCGGCAGAATGTAATCGACCCACCCCTGGCGCGTCCACTCCCGGGCATCGGCATACAGCCCTGAGTAGCCTTCGAAAGCCGATGTAGCAGAGCCTTCCGGGTCGTTGCGCTGGTTCATCCAAACGCCAAACGGCGACACGCCGAACTTCACCCACCGCTTGGTGTGCTGAATGGAATCGTGCAGGTCACGGATGAGCACATTTACGTTTTGGCGGCGCCAATTCGGCAGCGTGAGGTTGTCGGGGTTGAACTGCGCGAAAGCCGCTTCGTCGTGGATCACTTGGCCTGCCTCCGGATACGGGTAGAAGTAATCGTCGAAATGCACGCCGTCGATGTCGTAGCGACGCACCACGTCCATGATGATGCGGTTGATGTACTGGCGTACTTCCGGCAAGCCGGGATTGTAGAGCAATTTGCCCGCATAACGCAGAAACCACTCGGGATGCTGCCGAAACGGGTGATTCGGGGCCAAGCGGCGCGTAACCGAATCCATGGAAGCCCGATAGGGATTGAACCACGCATGAAATTCCATGCCCCGGTTGTGGGCCTCTTCGATGAGGAACGGCAGCGGGTCGTAGGCGGGTTAGGCGCTTTGCCTTGCGTGCCCGTCAGCCACCGGCTCCAAGGTTCTAAGTTGCTTTGGTAGAAAGCATCGGAAGCGGGACGCACTTGCACGAACACCGCGTTGATGCCGTTGCGCTGCTGCTGGTCCAGCATGCGGCGGTATTCGCGCCGCTGCTGGTCGGGGGTGAGATTGCGCGAACTAGGCCAGTCAATATTTTCGACCGTGGCAATCCAGACGCCGCGCAGTTCCCGTTTGGGGGGCACATCGGCAAGAGCGGGGCGCGCGAGGATAGCCTGTAGGCCTACAATGGAAATAAAAAAGGCAAGAAGCCGGCAAGCGGCAAACAAGTGAGACATCAGCACAAAAGGGAATCAGCCTGCAAATTAGCGCCTCCCGCCCGGATATCCCTATTGTTTTAATTGGCTAAGAACTAGTTGCCATGGCAATACCGTTGCGGCGCACTACAAACCCGATTCGGAACACTCCGCTCAGCACGTTTAATTCATACACCGCATCAGCACCATCTTCCGCCACCGTGAAGATGTGGGGGCTTACAAACAGGTAGCTTCTCTTATCAGATACAACTTGCCCGTCATAGGTAATTCTTTCCCGGCCATTCCAAAGGCTGGCTTCTATTTCAAGGTGATGGCCGTGCGTGTCTACCGTAAACTTCTTCATGTACCGGGTTGCCAATGAGTTGGAAGATACATACTAGCCTTGCATTTCGAATACCCAATGTCTGCGACTAATTTGGGTAGGCCAACGCGGAAAATGGAATATCCAGCAACTCGAACTCGGCCCATCGCGCAAAGTCGAAGTGCCACCACTCGGCCGGGTAGTTTACGAAGTTGAAAGCGGCCATGGTATCGAGCAGCAAGGTGCGGTTGCGACGTACTTCCGCCGTTACGGGCTCGTAGGCAGCATGCGCCGCGGGCGTTAAGTCGTCGAAATCAGTAGGCATGAGGAGTGGCTGGCCGGCGGCATCTACTAGCCCCACATCCACGGAGCAGCCGCGGTTGTGCCGGGAGCCCCGCCAAGGTGGAGCGGCGTAGGTTTCGTCTTGAATTTGGTTCCAAAACCGCACGGTTACGCTGTACGGTCGGTAGGCATCGAACACAACTAACCCTACGCCTTGCGCGGCCAGGGCAGCTTGCACCTGCTGCAATGCGGCGGCGGCGGGAGCCCGCAGAAACGCCACGGCATTGGGGTAGAGTGGTTCCCCTAGCACATTGACAGATGTGGCATAGCGAATATCGAGCTCGATAGTCGGAATCAGCTTCTTTACATCAACCAGCTTGGCTTCCGGATTCGCTTGCGCTTGGTGCTGGTAAGTAGCCACATCGGAAACTACCGGCAGGTTGTGGGCATTGGGCGCGGCTGAGGCGTTTGTGGCTGGCATCATGGGGCATCCTCTCCTTCTACGATATAGTCTAGCTGAAACTGGCTCAGGTTGGCCGGATAGCGGCGCGTACGTTGCCGCTCGTAGTTGTACACCGCCTGCCCTAGGTCGCGCAGGAAGGGAAAGCCGATGGTATCGTAGTCGTAGTGGTCGTCGTTGAGTACGCCGTCGGCATTGACGTAGATGACGGCGGCCAGCATAAACTCGACGCCGTGCACGAAATCAGCGACGTAGGCGTTGTCGATGAGAAAGCCATACGCCTGCCCAATTTTATTGAACACCCGTACGCCCGGAGGCAGCGGCGCAATACCCCCACCGCCGAGCAGAAATTTGGCGTAGGTATCAGGGAAGTGTGCGACATCGTAGCGCGGAGCGCGGCTTTCGCGGGGCAGCATGGAGAGGTAGCGGTACAGAAACCGGTAGTTGGCGGGGGCCAGTGCAAACCGGTGCTCGGCGGGCGTGGCCTCTGGAAACAGTAAGGCCCGCAAGACTTGCTGCTGCTCAGGCAGCGGAAAGTTGTTTTTGGTACTAAAGTCCAGCGGACCTTCCACTCGTTTTTCGCCCTGCATGTACGCCTCCCCAACCCGAACATCTCGCGCCGCTAGCTTTGGCAACGGTTGACTGTTGTAGGCGGAAGGCTGCACGTATAGCGGTTGCGTGAGGGCCGTATCAGCGTAAAAAGCCAGTGGGTTGGTATGCCGGGAGCCAGGCTCCTCGTCGCCGACCGAAAGCCGATGAATCAGCCGAGTTTGGCGCAAACCAAGAGTCCGCAGCTTGTCGTTCAGTTCTTGCTGTCCCACAAACTCATACAGCCGGTTGTAGGCATCATTGTCGCTCACCAAAAGCACCTTGCGCACGTATTGCCCCACGCTGGCCCGCCCCGAAGCAGCCGACGAATCGCGAAGCACGCGGGTTTGGCGAGCAAAAGCCGAATCTATTCGCAGCGGAGAGGCCGCCGTAAGACCTGGTATCTGGGCACGCAGGGTTCGTAGCTTCGCCAGCGCCAAGGCCGCCGCTGGCAGCTTCACGGTGCTAGCCGGATAGAAATACTGCTTAGGAGAAGCGCCATAGCGAAACGTACGAAAGTGCGGCTGGCCTGCCGCGTCGCGGTTGATTTGCGTGTACAGGACCTGCACCCGGTACGCCTTCGGATTACGCAGCACCCGCCCGAAATGGGTTGTATCGGCCCGTAGCAGGCGCGGCAGCGGGTTACCGCCACGTTGTGCCCACGCGGCAACGGGCAGTAGGAGCGTGACCACCAACGCCCGTACTTTATATCTAATACCAAAAAAGAAACCCCTCATATGGCCGGAAGATAAAATTCTCCGGGCTCTATAGGAGGGTTTGTCTCAATTAAAAGAAGTAGGGAGCCTCCTAAGTGATAGCACAGATGCGCTATTTCGCATTCGGACAAGGCATAGATGAAGCCTGCATAATGGCGCGAAGTGCACCACCTGCCTGATGGCGTAGCTCTTCAGTGACTGACCATTTTGCTAAATCATGTCGTATGATGTCCCTGTTGCACTCGTATTGTGCTACGATTTTGTAGACAAACAAAGAAGCGGAGTACAGCAGGAATTTAATCATGCTATACTCCGCTTCTTTGTTTCACTCGATTTTAAAGGCGGTTAAAACAGTGATGTTTGTCGCCTCATCGCGCCTGCTATTTTCTCCTTGAGAATCGGCACTTGGAGCTTACTTGTTGATGCTTATTCAGCTCCTTGGTCTTCTATAGGGCTGCCGTCCTCGGCTGAATTGGCTCCGCCTTCCATGCCGTTGGTTTGGCCGGCGTTGCCGTATTCGCCACGAATGCCAGAACCGTCACCCATATTTTCTTGGGTGCTCGTGGCTTCGGGGTTGCCACTGGCTTGCGGGTCCTGATCTTCTTGGCCGGGAATGCGACCGGCGGTGCTCATTTCACTGGCTTGCTGTTCGGCAGCTTCGTTTTGCTGCTTATCTGAAGAGGGGTCGGGCTGATTGTTTGCCATGATGGAGGGAGGTGGGGGTTATACAGGTGAGAGTAGACTACAGATTTACCTTGCCGGTTTCGCCGCCCGATACGCCGGTGCCGCTGCTGATGCTGTTGCCACCAACGTCGCCGTCTTGGGCGTTGCCGGGGGCATCGTAGTTGGGCGCACCCGAACGCACGCGGGCGCCCGAAATTTCTTTACCGCCTTCGGTGCCGCCGCTGCCTGAGTTGTCGTCGGCGTTGTTGCCCGTGTCGGGGCCGCCGGGGGCTTGGCGGCCTTCGGGTTGCCGCTGATCGGTTTGCGAGCTACTTGCTTCGGGCAGGTTGCTGGCGTCGATGGGTTGTTCGGTGGGCTTATCCATAACTTTCAAGTGTTTCGGTGAGTGGATGAGGAAAGAGCAGTACAAGCTATACGCGGCAGCGGCTGGCGCGTTCACCGAGAGGGCATGGTAGTACGGTGGCTTTTCCAGAACTTGGGAACTGCTTCTTTCTAAATTATCCGCGTTCTGTTTCACTATGTCTACTTTACTTCCTTCTGATTCTCTTTCCCAAAAAACCGATGGCGAGCTGCTATTTCTGGCGCAGCACCCCGAGCTATACCACGCCGACCTGATTGCCGCCGCCCGCCGCGAACTACGCCGCCGTGGCATCAGCCCCGACCCCGCCCAGCCCGAACCTCTTCCGCGCGAAAACTATATCCTGCCTTATCAGGAAGAGCAAGAGCCTAGCCTCTGGCAGCGCCCCACGCCGTGGGTGGTATTGCTGGCTGTGCTGCTCGTTGGCGGTATTCTGTACTGGAAAAACATGCAAAGCAAAGCCACTCAGGCCGTGGTGGCGCAACAAGAAATAGAAGGGCCCATCGAGTTGGAAACCGTAGAAACGCATCTCATTCCTACGTTTGACTCTCTTACCCGCACTCAAATCGCGCAAGAGATGCGCCAGCTCTCCCCCGCCGCCCGCAGCGAAGACACCACCGCTACTCGCAAATACCGGCTCCTCGCCACCCGCTACTGGAATGCGGAAAATCAATCGGCGTACTTGTTCAAAGAGTTGAAGGGCGATGCGTCTGATGTTGGGCTGGCCAAACAAGCGCCCGTCGTGATTGAAGAATGGCGGCGGCTCACCAAGGCCCTTGTGTATAACCACGGCCTCACTGCCACCCTCGCCGAGCGCATGGACCTAATGCGTCGAGCTGCCTATCTACGCATTGAAACGCTACAGGAAATAGCCCGCCGTGCACAAAACGACCAAGTTATCCTCGATCCTGATATTACGAATCTGGCCGACTCCGCCGCGCAGATGAGGGAGTCGTTGCTGAGCCGCGAAAAGTGGAACGGTCGGCTTCGGCGGGCTACTTTTTAGAGTTTTGCCGCGGAACCGTTCGATGGAATAACCAGACCCAAACAGTAGCGCTTAACACCGGCAGCTATTGCTCAACAGAAAATTTTCAACTGACAATCAAGCCCTGACCGTAGCCAACGGGAAGGGCTTGTGTCATTTTGTGCGTACTGTTGTTAAAGCAAAAGTAGGGTGTTCTTGTCCTGCCTACGCTACATCACACGGGTTGCTTTATGCCCTTCGAAGATAAAACCGACGCGGAGCTGCTGTATTTGGCGCAGCACGGCGCGCGCTACTCACCTGCCGTCGCCAACGCCGCTGTGCAGGAGTTACAGCGCCGGGGCTTGATACCAACCGAGCTGCCTACCCCCGCCCCTACCCCCGTTCTTCCGCCAGAACCAGTTGAAAGCTGGCCGCGTCAACTAAGGCGGCTAGTGAAAAGTATTGCTTGGCCGCGGCAAGGCTATTACATCACGCCACTATTGATCCTCTCGAATCTACTGGTATTCCTGCTGATGGGGCTGAGCGGGGTGAGCCTGCTGAACCCCACCGGGCCTGACCTTGTGGCTTGGGGTTCCAATTTCTCACCTTTAACTCCGATGCAGCCCTGGCGGCTACTCACGAGCGTATTTTTGCACGGTGGGCCGGCTCACTTGTTTCTTAATATGAGCGCCCTACTCCTACTCGGTTTGCTAGCCGAGGCAAAAGTAGGCCGCGGACCTTGGCTCTTGACTTATCTATTGAGTGGTATTGGAGGCAGCCTCACGAGTTGGTGGTGGCACACCCAGGGCATTAATTCAGTGGGAGCTTCGGGCGCTATTTTCGGACTATATGGGTTGCTATTGGCCTTACTGCTTACGCGCACTCACTTTCGAACCCGCCAAGACCGGGCAGGTATCATAGGGCTGTTGCTCTATTTCGCACTTGGCAGTTTGGTTGGTGGGTTAGAAGGCCCCACTACCGACAACGCCGCCCACGTAGGCGGCTTACTGACCGGCTTTGCAACGGGGTTAGTGCTTGGGTTGGTGGGTAGTAGAAAGGTTTGATTGCAAGTGCTTAAACTTCTAGAACAATAGTTGAGTATTAAACAAATCAAATTTTTACTTTTACAAGTACAACTATTTGGCTCTATCCCTGATCTATCAGGGTAAGAACACTGTCTTTTCAACTCGCCTTCACTCATGAGAGCAACTCTACTCGCACTGGCTACTGCTAGCCTCAGCCTATTTGCATCAACCTCTTCCGCTCAGGCAATATCCAACGGCACCTTTGAAACCTGGGTAACTCGTAGAGCCTTAGTAGTACCTTTCAGCTGGACTACCGTAGATGAGGGTATCGAATCATCTCCTGCGGGCCTTTTTTACAGCGCCGTTACATCCACTAGAGATCCTAGTAGTCATGCTGGCACGTATGCTGCAAAGCTAGAAACAAAAGACGGCGGGCTAGTTAGTACAGTTCTTGGTGCAATCCCCGGGGGTCTGCTGTTGGGCACTGCAAGCTACAACTCCGTTACTGACATATTAGCTGATCGTGATATAAGCGAGATTGGGGGGCTGCCCTTTACCAACCGCGCTGCCAACATGCAGTTTTACTACAAGCTGACTGGCGATAATGCCCTTCCTGATTCAGCCTACGCCATTGTGGCGCTTACCCGCACTACAGGGGGCACCACCCAAACTATTGCTTCCGGCAGTTTGCGTTTGTTGCCGGCTACAGCTTACACATTGGCCACCGTGCCATTACGATACACTTCTGCACTTACCCCCGATTCCATTCATATTGGTTTTGCATCGGGACTTGCTGATGTGCGCCATGAGGGGACCACGCTTTTCATCGATGATGTAACGATGACTGGCCTAGTATCCGCGACCAAGAACCCTGTGTTGGAGGCTTCGCTGAATGTCTATCCTAACCCTAGCTCGAACAGCGAGTTTCGTCTAGCTTCCCCCACTAAGCCAAGCGTAGCAACTGCTCCTTATACCATCACCGATGCCACTGGTCATGTAGTGCGCACCTCGGCAGCAGTACCGGCTAGTTTGGCTAACGGTCGGCCACTCGAACTACGTGGGTTGCCAGCCGGTGTGTATATGCTGCAATTGCATACCCCTGAAGGTGTACTTACCCGCAAGCTATTGATTCCTTAATCGCCTTCATTGATAGTATTGTTTTTCTCCGCTCCCGCCGTTGGTATCATCCAGCGACGGGAGCGTTTTTTCTTGTTGTTTTCAGAATGCGTTAAATGCAGAAGAGAGAACTTGAATTGCGGAAGCTGTATAACAAGCAACTCTTGTCAGTTTGGCAACCTACTGCCGCGGCCAGTTGTATTAGATGTTGTTCGGGCTGTACCTTTTGTCGCCCGCAT contains:
- a CDS encoding M15 family metallopeptidase, which encodes MMPATNASAAPNAHNLPVVSDVATYQHQAQANPEAKLVDVKKLIPTIELDIRYATSVNVLGEPLYPNAVAFLRAPAAAALQQVQAALAAQGVGLVVFDAYRPYSVTVRFWNQIQDETYAAPPWRGSRHNRGCSVDVGLVDAAGQPLLMPTDFDDLTPAAHAAYEPVTAEVRRNRTLLLDTMAAFNFVNYPAEWWHFDFARWAEFELLDIPFSALAYPN
- a CDS encoding SusD/RagB family nutrient-binding outer membrane lipoprotein; this translates as MKKYLLFVGLLLGGGAFTSCESYLDVNDNPNNPSTTTPNFLLPSIISNGIQTQMFTALRTPYIEQYVVSRTANSGGNDQFRFTNAQSTNTFNYSYFQSGGNIPPMIAAAQAEGSAYYVGAGKIMQALILAHLTDMMGDVPYSEAYQGGANFKPKYDSQEQIYATVNQLLDEGIIEMSKDASANSRPFYSTAPSESGDILYKGDVKKWIRLAYSLKARQLQHLTKKTSYDPAAVLALVDKGFTSSDDDAQIQFQTAIAPLANTTNIFGTTRANFGTATFSTNFIRYLNGSTYPGVVDPRFGIMAPTTSTGVAPGVGTTATINLTPGSTITDFYASWYARDLGYFEVITYHELKFIEAEAAFKAGNRGRALTAYKEGIRAHMAKIGSGGTFSAPAVTFPVITPSQIAAYLSSSAVAQTEAQLASPNNPNVPRAIMEQKYIAMFLNPESWSDMRRYDFNSDVYVNLQYPVGNSVNTPLAAATDPAMRWPRRMLPGATETLYNPDEVARMFSEAGSTTNDDYIAKPLWWDRP
- a CDS encoding Fur family transcriptional regulator yields the protein MPTADPISVALSHHGLRQTPVRRAVLRALQTAPYALSSHDLEQQLGPDTDRITLYRTLRTFEQKGVIHRVVGTTDIIHYAACAPAACTEHAHTDDHVHFKCTACQQTYCLDQVPVPDVALPGGFRATTRDYLLSGVCQRCQPA
- a CDS encoding glycoside hydrolase family 10 protein, encoding MEFHAWFNPYRASMDSVTRRLAPNHPFRQHPEWFLRYAGKLLYNPGLPEVRQYINRIIMDVVRRYDIDGVHFDDYFYPYPEAGQVIHDEAAFAQFNPDNLTLPNWRRQNVNVLIRDLHDSIQHTKRWVKFGVSPFGVWMNQRNDPEGSATSAFEGYSGLYADAREWTRQGWVDYILPQLYWSSSFKVAAYPVLLEWWSRNRFGRHLYIGQGPTGCWKPAAATRLGSATENCRGKSA
- a CDS encoding rhomboid family intramembrane serine protease — translated: MPFEDKTDAELLYLAQHGARYSPAVANAAVQELQRRGLIPTELPTPAPTPVLPPEPVESWPRQLRRLVKSIAWPRQGYYITPLLILSNLLVFLLMGLSGVSLLNPTGPDLVAWGSNFSPLTPMQPWRLLTSVFLHGGPAHLFLNMSALLLLGLLAEAKVGRGPWLLTYLLSGIGGSLTSWWWHTQGINSVGASGAIFGLYGLLLALLLTRTHFRTRQDRAGIIGLLLYFALGSLVGGLEGPTTDNAAHVGGLLTGFATGLVLGLVGSRKV
- a CDS encoding serine hydrolase, whose product is MRGFFFGIRYKVRALVVTLLLPVAAWAQRGGNPLPRLLRADTTHFGRVLRNPKAYRVQVLYTQINRDAAGQPHFRTFRYGASPKQYFYPASTVKLPAAALALAKLRTLRAQIPGLTAASPLRIDSAFARQTRVLRDSSAASGRASVGQYVRKVLLVSDNDAYNRLYEFVGQQELNDKLRTLGLRQTRLIHRLSVGDEEPGSRHTNPLAFYADTALTQPLYVQPSAYNSQPLPKLAARDVRVGEAYMQGEKRVEGPLDFSTKNNFPLPEQQQVLRALLFPEATPAEHRFALAPANYRFLYRYLSMLPRESRAPRYDVAHFPDTYAKFLLGGGGIAPLPPGVRVFNKIGQAYGFLIDNAYVADFVHGVEFMLAAVIYVNADGVLNDDHYDYDTIGFPFLRDLGQAVYNYERQRTRRYPANLSQFQLDYIVEGEDAP
- a CDS encoding T9SS type A sorting domain-containing protein, giving the protein MGTASYNSVTDILADRDISEIGGLPFTNRAANMQFYYKLTGDNALPDSAYAIVALTRTTGGTTQTIASGSLRLLPATAYTLATVPLRYTSALTPDSIHIGFASGLADVRHEGTTLFIDDVTMTGLVSATKNPVLEASLNVYPNPSSNSEFRLASPTKPSVATAPYTITDATGHVVRTSAAVPASLANGRPLELRGLPAGVYMLQLHTPEGVLTRKLLIP